A genomic window from Candidatus Stygibacter australis includes:
- a CDS encoding nucleoside 2-deoxyribosyltransferase domain-containing protein translates to MKIYFAGPLFNEAERSFNESLTIKLEEIGFEVFLPQRDGIEKERESLDKTRKDEKRKRMFKLDRDMILECDIFLFILDGRIPDEGACVELGIAYCQKFLTKSKKMLIGLQTDSRAAFIGSKLNPMLKVPLDYIMDSSDSLIAFLKLKAKN, encoded by the coding sequence ATGAAGATATACTTTGCTGGGCCTCTTTTCAATGAAGCTGAAAGATCATTCAATGAATCTTTAACAATTAAACTAGAAGAAATTGGATTTGAAGTTTTTTTACCGCAAAGAGATGGAATTGAGAAAGAAAGAGAATCATTGGATAAAACAAGAAAGGATGAAAAACGAAAAAGGATGTTCAAACTGGATAGAGATATGATATTAGAATGTGATATTTTTCTTTTCATTCTTGATGGTAGAATTCCTGATGAAGGAGCTTGTGTTGAACTTGGTATTGCGTATTGTCAAAAATTCTTAACAAAGAGCAAAAAAATGTTAATCGGTCTTCAAACAGATTCAAGAGCAGCTTTCATTGGCTCTAAACTAAATCCAATGTTAAAAGTTCCACTTGACTATATAATGGATAGTAGTGATAGTCTCATTGCTTTTTTAAAGCTCAAAGCGAAAAATTGA